The Arachis hypogaea cultivar Tifrunner chromosome 14, arahy.Tifrunner.gnm2.J5K5, whole genome shotgun sequence DNA window TTTATAATaaagttattatttaaaatgaataattatataatttcttaaaatattaataacCAGAGCTTATTTTCATCTCcaaatatagaaaaaataaaaaaaaataaaaaacttcatTCTCCAAATCCGGTACTCTAACTGTCTCTCTTTATAATAAGTTTTATTCCTTCTCATTCTTTATTATCATTGCGTCTTCCAAGCATCACCACTTCATTGGGTGTTCCGTCCCTATCATGCTGTCGCCGTCCTCGAAAGCATCTCCGTCGCGACACAAGCAACGCTGCTGTCCTCAAAATCTCCTTCCCTCTCATTCTGTTTTTGCCTTTTCTCAGCCTTTaacgaaaattttattttatgtccaTCGTTCTGATGACTATGGTTGATGCTACAattcaattatatataatgactcatgaatatttattatttaactatCATAGAGTatcattataaaatattaaaataacaaggCTGAAGTGTATGCTTTTTTCTAAaactaatataaatttttttttattctaatacaGAAAATTGAAACACtttaagatcaaaactttgaTACACAATTTTGAGGAAGTAAAATTGGAACAATAGTGTCAATACTGTCTTCTAGTTTAGTGTAGGAAGTTGGATGGCTTAGTACTTTCTGCATATCGATATGTGTATTGGTGGTGGAGACCGAAGATACATAATAATGATGAGTGTTCTTTGATTGCACAATACATGAAAGATTAAGTtttgattattaatattttaaaagattatataactatctattttaaataataacttaattacaaaataactttattatagttaaaatattaatattaattaaattaaagtaattcaagttataaatatagttagttattagattaaaatattaTCCAATTAGAAGTTGACATGTTATAGAAGAtaagttatatattattttagagaaGATTAgataaaatttatctaaaaataaattaaacaacaaatatatttatcataaatacaacaaaaataataacaataaagtcTTATCTCAGATGTGGTCGACGATATAAATCAAACAACACCATTAaatcttattatatattatatattgatacacaaatatatatattgataCACAAATATATGAtggttaattaatttttagtttgcaCGTATTATTCTTGATAAAGTAAACCGAGAATGTTTTAATATTTCATggtttaattgattaattaataggtggaatgagataaaaaaaaggatttttatattattttgcaattaaaaatattcaAACAAGTATTATTTTCAaagttaaacaaaattaaaatagacatgtaaaaaattacaaataattatGCTCGCTAGACTAGGGTTGGGCCGAATTTTAGCTAACTCAAACCTTTTTCTACAATTTATTGAAGAgagaagttttttattttatttttatatacctataactatatttaaaaatacaaaaaaaaattgtattaaaaattatatatatatatatatatatatatatatatatatatatatatatatatatatatatatatatatattaaacacataggattgtattttaaatatttagatatattaaCTATCAATCatattatatgtacataaaaattaatcattatacaaaatatataataaaatatttttttattagatgtAATATAGGATGGGTAAAGACAGATTTGACGAGAGCAGCATTAGAGGTATCAACACTATTCGAACTCACAGATACCTACTCTGTTCTTACTTATTCTGGTGCGGGGCAAATTTTCTGCCACACCAAATTTTGGGTGAGACGGGGTGGGGTTGGATTTAGGTAATACTTGTTCCTACtggtttttgtatatatataatatatataatatatataatatatgtaaaataattagtaaaataattaataatattatatcatatttaaatttttacctaaatttatattatgtatgtgatgataattatataatttttaaaatttaatttaatttattagattttaataattataagaatAGGTAAGGACGGAACGAATATTCAcagaaacaaattaaaattcaaccttttacaaataaaaatagaataaattttatACGAATTATTGGAAGGCGGACCAGAATCAGTACGGACAAAAATCCATCCTATTGCCACTTTAAGCAGCACTCAAACTCCCTTTTCTTGTAGAGATCAGAGAGTTTAATTCCCATCCAAGTAGGCACTGCTAAATGGATAGATACTTGTAGGTTGGGTATATAGATACTTGTAGGTTGGGTATATTATTAGGTGGGTACTCCAATGAAAATTTTATGATTGTTATCATgtgaagatattttattttaatcattgGATGATAGATTATagggtttaatttttatttgaagtaaaagtGTTACTTTTATTCAAAGTGTTACTAAACaaataagttacactttttaaATAAAGATCATCATGAGAAGATGTTTTTGGCATCTTCATGGGAGTAGTTGCCATATTATTATCCCTAGATTTTAGATAATTTAGATATAAAAATTTCATAgagacaaaattttttttatatttatttgcaaAATTATCGATACACGCACATATAATGGATGATCCAATATTATTGGTACGACCAttgtaaaaggaaaaaaaaatattaattaattataggtcgaaattaaaaaatttattctcaatattttatCCCATGTATATAAATTAGATAATTAAGAATTTCCTTGTACCATGTACATAGCCTAGCTAATTATATATACTAAAACACTATGTATAGCTAAGAGTATTTATTTTCTCTTAGAAGACCGAAGAAATTTTCTTGTATTTGGTACTATTCATCATTGCTTCACTCTCTAGGTACGAAATAAACTAACTAGGCACAAATCCAAGTTAATCTTTCAAAGCTACCCCAACCAGAAGTTcagaaaaaagaataatataagaCTACTCGTTTAGTCCCTCAAACTCAATTACCCTAAAAGCAACATGCATTTTGCCACGTGACATTTCATTCATTGTTATATATAGAGAGGTACATGCATGCATGCAACATCAACAAAAAAGAAATATTCTAAAAAGAAAAACATGGCTGTTAAGATTATTTCAAAATCCACCAAACTCTTTGCTCTACTACTAGTGCTCCTCTCTTATTCTCCTAATGCAGTTCTTGTGAGATCAGTCACAATTATTGCATCAACTGAAGATCTTCTTTTTGCATTTGCTTTGAATTTTGATTACTGCACTGCTGAGTACTTATTGCATGGAGCATTGGGTTTTGGATTAGACGAGGTTGCTCCAAATTTAGTAGATGGTGGACCCTCTCCTATTGGTGCCAGTGTGGCCAATCTTAGTCCCCTTGTTAAGGATATTTTCTCCCAGATTGGTTACCAATACGTTGGACGTATAAGGTTCGTTCTCTCGTAACAATCAATATCTTGTATCacttaattattctgttagtctttatatttttattaaatttataattagatatttgactgtatatattttaaaagaaatattctgttaattttaatatttttaatataaaaaataatttattacaaaattaaatataatacaaagacttaattaaaaaaatataaaaatttaattaaaaatttaataaaattaaaatcaataaaataattaaatctatttcattctatataattttaatatatattttatattttaacaaatatttaatATGTATAACTGATTTTTGATTATCATGATGGGAATCGAACCGAATCGAATTAACCTAAATCAGTTAACAAATCAGATtggttcaaataaaaaataaattaggaacaaattggataaaaaaaaattaaaaacagattaAAAAAATCAGTTCATTAGTTAAattcatttaattattaataatttaaaataataaaatataaatttaaaaaaatatataatttatatataaatatattattttattatatctaatttaattttagttgaacttttaaactttaaatttttcattttattgatTTAATACCTAttcaatttataataatattttggagataataaaatcaattcaagtattttaaaattaatttatttaatattcattaattatctctagaataattatataattttagatatctaatactatcattttaatatacacataatattatatataactttGGTAACATTAATTTTGGTTGCAGGGCAATAAAGAGGACAGTGATCAATGGTGGGATCGCAAGGCCATTGGTGAATATAAGCTCAGCAACTTTTGCAGAATTCATGGATAATGCCTTTGGAAGACAACTTGTGCCTCCATTTGATCCCTATGCCAATGACACAAACTTTTTGCTTGCATCTTATTTTTTTCCATATATTGGTCTTACTGGCTTAGTTAATGCCAATGCACTGCTCCTAACTCCAGCCGCCAAAACGGTAATAGTAATaactataaagtattattttaatgttaaacacttaaattttaactttgtttttaatatttaatatatatttttttattttctagtcaaaattgaattatttttctaaaattactatttttcttttattattattattattattattattattattggtaaaAATTTAGGTGCAGTaacttcacgtaaaattgataactgagagccattagataaaaatttagtcaaattatttaaatcatttaacggctttcaactatcaacttcatcaCATGAAGTTAATTGCATCTGAATTTTCACCTTATTATAATTATGATTTATACCGTTATCTAAAAAACTTATAATAAAAaaggatatttaaaaaaaattaattttaataaaaaattaaaatacgacaaaataaaatatcatttcataaaaataatacgATTCAAAGTTAGAAACAAAGTAAGAACTTAATCTAATGGTTAAGAATTAaacctaataataaaaaaaaaattataaactctGAAgcctaaaataatcaaatatatttaCAGACCTAATTGACAGTATTTGATGGTGCAATGCAAGTGCAGCTTGGTGCAAGAATTCTAAGTATAGACGCCGGGCAAGATGCGATTATCCGAACGCTGCTATACGAACGGCGAGACGAGATAGTAACGCCATATGATGGAGTGAGTGTGGCAGAGTTTACGAATCGAATCTCGGATCTTCGGAACCGGTTAGGGAAGGAAGGTGTGAAAGATGAAGGCCTTGTTGTACCTATTGAGCAAGGTGCTGAGGGCAGAGTCACTGGCAATGTTCTTTCTGCTAACAATGATTCTCTTTCATATGATAGATCTCCACAAGCATTGTTGAGGATAGTTTATGGCACCGGAAATGAAAGTGTTCCTGGTGGTTTCTTCCCTAATGGAGCTTCTGGTGTTCTAGCTGATTCTTTTCGGCTTCTTTGATGCTAATCACGATATCTATATGTTATAAATAGTTATAATCATCTAATGAATAAAATAAGCTGAAAACTCAGCTCCAGTCAGCTTCACGTGAAGCTGATTGTTGAAAGTTGTtaactaatttgactaaatttttatctaacggctttcaattatcaacttcacatgaagttgactGCACCTAAGTTTTCACCATAAAATAATCAACAATGCTATATTTTGTTGAACAATTATTGGTTGCATGTTATATTATATGTACCGGGTTATTAGaaaatttgaatataaaaaagatcatatgatttgaaaacatatTCTATACATATATGATATATCCTATAAATTTAGTAGGTAATtaaacttttcctttttccttaattaattagttttatgattcccttgtatttttttttattattttaaaatttaatttcaaaacagAAACATGGTGGTGAAAAGGATTGAAAAATTAATCAATgttaagtatatataaaaattaactataaaaaattaattattaatataaaatatatattagaatataaaatatatattaaaaaaattaaatattagatgtatttatatataaatatataatgattaattatgATGATAGCTGATTTTTATATAcacttattaatatttttgtgaaaaGATTTATGTAGAAAATGTTCAATAATAACTATATTATTATGTTACTTTACAAAGGAAAATGTATAATTTTAAATCAACAATATGATAAATATAATTTTCTGTCAAACAACCTCCTCTTAATATGCTATGTAATGTATCACAAAAATATAATATGCTTGTAACAAGCTGGGACATAAGGTTTAAGCAACATAAGCTAGGATGAGATCAGAGTTGAGAGGACACTATATAAAGCAAAAGCCGTTAAGATTTTTAATAGATGATATATATGTAATACCCTAATTTTtaacacgtcatgatcgtaccaaaagtaaggcattacagatctgattttttttattataaatttgctattgagcctttacgtcgatatcgcgttttagtttttgagaaaaaaatcagaagaaaaaaaaatcttatttttactaACTAAAATCACATATCAAGAGATCTTCAAACACTAAtattcattaataataataagcgctatacaaataaatttaatattaaactcGAATACCATTCCTATcactctgtataaaataaaatataaaataacaaaggcgaaggaattctatgaaagcaactcaactcataacttaactcaaataaaactaataaccgtCCGCAACTTCAagctgagtcttcgaacctgtgtcactgaaagggtggaagattttggggtgagaacaaaccacacgttcttagtagggaatggaaatgccgtaaaagtaatgaaataaagtgcaaataattaactttactcaataaaactatatttttatcaaaccttttgaaaatacTCTTGGTTCTACTTTAGCTAACTAATTACctctttttaaaatatctaaactcacaacaaattttaaatataaaactagtcacattaCCCGTCTCTCAACCACATAGTTAATCCTCAGTCAAATGTCAATTTgtaatcactttaatacattCACAAATAAATAGtacaagcaagagattcaataattcaatgtacaagcaagtcacaacaagacaaacagcacaatcacaaaaaaataagACAAGCAAgtgcaatcaaatgcaaatgtgcaaacaacatgatgcatgtctatccttaacgcaggccatgagctcatgtgtcagttgcctacccgctcccgacattatccGGGCacaagtcctagatatggctttttagatgcatacagtgtgcttataagtcgtacggctaggccgcatacaatgtgactttccaaatcaataagcgtacatctaaaaaatagttctcagtgtgtgggcgtccccactttatatttggcactaaggcccaaacaatgtcacatctactctcctgtggcagacaatCTATTTaagttaatatattctttaaatccttgttctctgctcttctgtggcagagattccttttcttaaaagaccgagctcaaaacaacccttaaaacaaaatctctccttacaaaattggatttaaaacattatgttttttttaataaatcgagtttaaaaatagaatacaccttttttcaactaaataaatctcaaataatttaattttccaaaaccaaatcttataaaataacttttcaaataaaacctcaaattttataaaatttcggcagcatttcTTCTAAAATTCGGgctttgccacccttcaagggttccAACCTAACCACCTTTCAAACCCTTTATAAAACATTTCCAAGTAACAAATTAGTTTCAATATTCATGCCGTTCAAAATATCAAATAGAATCAAATCATTTTCTTTAAAGTTAAGTCTCTTTCAATTTCAATAAAATTAGCTTGTTTCAAATCTTTTGCTTTTGAAATTTAAGAAAATTCATTTTTTCATTCAAACTTTACAAATCCCTCCGACCATACTTGTTTAACATTTAATACTAACCAAAATCACCTTCTCGCATATTTTTACCAGTCCTTCTTCAGTATCTATTCACCATCATACTAATACCAAAATCAGTTACCATCCACTTTCATAACCTTAAATTCCAACATCAAACACAGTCTCAATTCAAACCCAATTCATAAACTcaattcatatttcaatttaacAAACAATATCAAATTGACCAACACTCACAATTACAACTAATTTCATCAATTAGACACATAAAATACGTGTAAATTATTTGTAATTACTCAATAAATATTttggcattcttaaattaaaaacttataattttaaaaatgaaatttcctacctccgtatgaaattaaaatcaacgaAAGTTCCGGAGAAATTTTTTAACTGAGCTGCTGAAGAAAAAAGCGTAAAAAAtcatctgtgcctcctagaaTTTCAGTTGGCCGAACACAAAGGACAGAAAAACTACGTTATTGTCGACTTCTACTGATAAAAAATGACACCAATACGTAAAAAAAGAGGATACGAACAATTTTACcagattaaatttttaattggagTTACGAATTTCAAGAAATCGAAACCGAAAGTTTTGGTGGTTAcggttctctctctttctctctcggtcactctttcttcttctattgcTCATCGTGCATGCAAATGAGCTTAGCTAAAGCTGGATGATGATGACTAATGAGATGAAAATGATTGTGTGTCAATGCATACATAAgtctcatttgtttctttttgtttatttaccATTTTCTTAATGGCTTTCCgccaactaatatatatatatatatatatatatatatatatatatatatatatatatatatatatatatatatatatatatatatataatataatgtaGCTAAGGAACTTTACTTAATGTAACTAAAGaactttatataataataataataataataataatagtatatatatatttgtttgaaATATcttattacaataaaaaataatttaaaaattttaataaattttaaactcaaaatatcatacaatttaatttaattatttttaggagaataattttttataaaataataaatcatgaataactcactatttaattttcaaaaattcggaTGTTATAATATATGCTCTGGTCTTGTCGATTTTGCATTGTGCTTGGCTTATAATTTTGCTGCAATCATTTTTATCTTGATGAGTTTATGACGTTGGTATTTATAGCTTATTTTCATAAAGGAAAAGTTTAGAGAATcagtaatttttatgttttttggccaacacttaaccatcaaaagaaaagtaaGTGATTTTTTATCATTGGAtgtaatttcacaccattaaaaatattattgacgaCCAATTGATAATTACAAAATACCAAAATTACTGAACCCTAGTATTCCTCATTTTGATATTCATGACAAATTTTACATTGCGGGGACTGAAGATACATATTAACCATAAATATTATTAGTCGTTtactattcttcttctatcttcttaACGCATTATATATCTATTGCATAACATTCAAATTCTGTTATTTGCGTCTTGTTAATTTGTCTTTCTTAGTATCACGGGATaaattagaaaagagaagaaatgcTTGAGACCATTATATTAGATTTTCTGTAATATGCGTAAATATTATGAAAGTTTAATTACAGATAGcagaaatttaataaatattatatttgatcCATTCAACTCCCTCTTTGACAAATTGAACCTATCATAACTTTACCTTCAATGTCAAATTTGATATTCTTATAGTTCTAACATATTTTcttatatattaatattcttgATCCCAAAATTATAATTACATATTGTATGTTTTATTTTCATCAAACTTTAGGGGGGGAAGGCAAAAATCAATAACTAATTAAGAATATtataatcataatttattttcaaCACACTTTTAAACAGAAAGTACCACATTGTTTTGAACATTAAAGTAATAAACGAAAAGTGTATTATTAGGGAATTGTGAAACGAGGAATATCGTTATAGAAGAAGATTGTGTATTTGTGTAtcatattgttttaaaaaaatttatcttatattactttttttttttggaggaaGTAGTAGATTCAAGATTATTGTAACTATTGAGAAGTCAAAACTATTTTACAATACTATATACTATATAGATTATGACATAGGAAGATTTTCCAATGTATCAGTGTACTTTTTTGATATACTGGTATGACATGATTCTAAACCGTGTAGATATTGAATTAAATATGTGGATGGCTGAGATCGTCAAGGTAGCTTATGTGGTGGCGCTAGTAAATTGCAGAGCAAGGATAGACAAGAACCTGATCTCCCGTTAACCAAGGAACGATGAGTTGAGTTTTCTGGAGTTTTGCCCTTTCTGGAGTTTTGAACCTGATCTCCCATGTGGTTTTGATTGGTATAACTTGGTTTCTTATAAGCATGTGTTAGTGGTTGTAATAATAGATCGATATAGTTATGAATAATGGAGGGGTTAgcgaataaataaaaaagaatactaaataaataaaaaattaattataaataataatagaattataagtaataaaaatCTACAGTATAAAAgaatactaaataaaagaaaactaagaataataaaaaaattatagataatataatttaataaagtatattttgatatattattcatatatgttttttgtttttgatattttgTCTATTAGAATATGTATTTGTTAATTTAACaagtaaatattaattgttattataaagttggttaataaaatttatttaaaaaatctaaattaatatgataagataagataaattaattctttaaatttatatttttttttagtattttgtctTGTAAAAGTAATTTTcagtaatataatttaaataatatttaatttattatcatctattttaatataaaaattactaaacatAAGTCGTAttaacataattttatttttaatcaaaattaaatttacaaaaaataattagaatatgagtgaaatattattataacgtaaattcaatcaaaatatcatacaaaaaaaataatgtaattcGGAATAAATGGAAGGTAAACGATGGTCCTACTAACTGCATAACCAATTAGGAGTGATAAACGGTGGACATGTTATTTAATGCATAAGTGCAATTAGCATTTTCATTGTTTTTATAAGATGTTTGAaggtaaaaaattattaaaaaataaaaatacaaaataaatgttaaaaaataagatactatttattttattttcactttttttttaattaagtttcaaAAACTTCAATAATTTACCCTTCACATATATGGTGGTGGGACCAAGAGGCACACACCACAGGgttacaatatttttaaaaaatcttaggATTAGAATGTATTTGTACAAACCCTTTGTGCCAACGCGTGGTCAAGAGTGAggataaaaaaaatcggaaacgTCTGGAAGTGTCTTCCATCATTAGATTTTATAGTTAGATCGTGGCCATTGATGTGTCATGGATGGGATCAAACGGAACTTGCATTTCAGTAGGGGTGTATATGGTTCGGCTCGGTCTGAAGATTTGGTTCGGTTCCGAATACTTTAGGAGTTAATTTAGTATGATTTTATCGGGTCTAAGgttgggtaagggtctcaaaaatagacccggtcattatttcgggtcgggtttgggccatagctcgggtcacccgaattcgatccggtggcccggtcattatacacaattaatattttgtgttattagtgatggatgatggctattcatatgtgaaatttaaatattgtaaaccttaacattttgtgttattagtcattataagattataagttaatgttttatgtttaaattgcataagactttagactaatgcataatattgtgttatttgtatttatttaaatatttggtgctattagacaatattagtattgattatggttatgctttaattttagagaatggttggttcttgttatattttttaagtgaattttactatgtgaattgtgaaatattggttggagattaggtgatttttacatgctaaaaattcaattttcacctGGTTTTTATCCAATTTTCACCCGACCCAAAGGTgcgtaggtttcatcgggtctagaatCGGATTAGGGTCTAAAAATTAGGCCCGGTCTATATTTCGAGTCGGATCTGAGTTAAGTCAAACCCGGTGTGATCCAGCTCATGTACACCCCTACGTTTCAGTATTATTCCATTCGCGCCTCCTAGTCCGAGTTGTGTGTAGATACATCAACGCAGATGTAGCAGCGAATTTTATTATTGATGACTGGCTTCACGCCGAAAGCAATCTCTCTATTGTAGGTGACAGGTAACAAATTTTGTGTAGATTTCATCTTCTGCAGGAATGGCGTGATGTGTCCTGCTAAAATAGGATAATGATTATAAATATAAAGAAGATTTAGTCATGTGGTGTACAAGCAAACTATTGTTCAATGTATGGAAAATCATGGAATGTAAATTCTGCTCTTTCATTGCAGGTGAGATAAAGACAGTTTGTTTAATTGGAGGCAGCAATGAAAAGCACGTGTGGAATGGAGGTTTTGAAAGCATTTGGTTGcgaattgttttatttttcttttttgattttttttttattttaacaaaaacaaattttatgtttaacttttcagttttcacagtataaaatttttaacaattttttaaaaaagaagataGATTTTCAGatatagaaaatattaaaaatatgtttagttgatttgttttaaaaatatattttaaatactttataatgacaaaatatatttttattaagcaTATGATttggtatttaaatttttttaaattaataattaatttttatacacgATTAACATGAAATAAATTACTGTATTATCatgcaaatttaaaaaatttgatgtcATATATAtagttggtttttttttttcatgacatTCTATAacagtaaacaaaaaaaattggaaaaataataaattcattttGTTGTTGATTCTTTAGATTTACTTTTGAATGAATTAatcatttaatattataatttttttatattaacacatttttttagcaaaaaatttattaacaaaataataaatgaacaaaTGTTAAAGGTAAGGAAATAATAGTTTAAAATAAGAATCTAATTTTGTtgttgatatttttaaatttttaccgtattttttta harbors:
- the LOC112740274 gene encoding ferritin-like catalase Nec2 — its product is MAVKIISKSTKLFALLLVLLSYSPNAVLVRSVTIIASTEDLLFAFALNFDYCTAEYLLHGALGFGLDEVAPNLVDGGPSPIGASVANLSPLVKDIFSQIGYQYVGRIRAIKRTVINGGIARPLVNISSATFAEFMDNAFGRQLVPPFDPYANDTNFLLASYFFPYIGLTGLVNANALLLTPAAKTLGARILSIDAGQDAIIRTLLYERRDEIVTPYDGVSVAEFTNRISDLRNRLGKEGVKDEGLVVPIEQGAEGRVTGNVLSANNDSLSYDRSPQALLRIVYGTGNESVPGGFFPNGASGVLADSFRLL